A region from the Tigriopus californicus strain San Diego chromosome 9, Tcal_SD_v2.1, whole genome shotgun sequence genome encodes:
- the LOC131886087 gene encoding cellular tumor antigen p53-like isoform X1, translated as MVIQGNPNEPVDRNAAPTPSNHHGYEHQFLVPSVPYTYHPQYHLPYPSSPSNQYSLHPNMTGGSGQSPQEVTHHTPRHHQPQRSPTHAPLTEDELQQLQTDLRAQGVSETFTRLVDQPATSQSSNLWTAYHTPSEQIALQIGRSDTLERHPGFANPNDISGHNHMMLSSDESLTNHVKEALGLEPANPNQTDQAIHGDLLSSAIESNELKTKEDRSDDGSNVQLIRVNTDNTCTVITNFDTTWGEPMVGTPESSPKMRKVGETLSPTSAHPSTEQWEGDYGFKISFIKLTNNGKNKTWDFSERLNKLFIIMAKSVNIAFSLNQTDTEGFYVRALPIFALAGCLSDPVKRCPNHASPSDSSNQGFPPEHREHLVRVSHDGVVYEEDPVSKRLSVIVPLEKPQGGTTYTSYLYKFMCLSSDVGGINRKPIKLIFTLEQGIGNVVGRVIIDLKLCTCPKRDRQQDETRAVDETQKLMDAADGLARSNSVFTKPSGKKRKIETEEFVMVPVAKQDFEKINEFAEAAVIMRNMAQANKIKEERQKLLDMHNKKLINRSK; from the exons ATGGT CATTCAAGGTAATCCTAATGAGCCCGTGGACCGGAACGCGGCCCCAACACCATCCAACCATCACGGCTATGAGCATCAATTTTTAGTCCCAAGTGTACCTTACACGTACCATCCGCAGTACCATTTGCCATATCCGTCCTCTCCCTCGAATCAGTACTCGCTTCATCCCAATATGACGGGTGGGTCGGGTCAATCACCACAAGAGGTCACCCACCACACACCTCGACATCATCAGCCTCAAAGAAGTCCCACGCACGCTCCATTGACCGAGGACGAGCTACAGCAATTGCAGACTGATTTAAGAGCTCAAGGTGTCTCTGA AACTTTCACTCGTTTGGTCGACCAACCCGCCACCAGTCAGAGTAGTAATCTATGGACCGCCTATCATACGCCCAGCGAACAGATTGCCTTGCAAATCGGTCGGTCCGACACCTTAGAACGCCATCCAGGTTTCGCCAACCCCAATGACATCAGTGGGCACAATCATATGATGCTCTCCTCCGATGAAAGCCTGACCAATCACGTTAAAGAGGCTTTGGGCCTTGAACCCGCCAACCCGAATCAGACTGATCAAGCCATCCATGGAGATCTTCTCTCATCCGCCATAGAGTCTAATGAATTAAAGACCAAAGAGGACCGGTCCGATGATGGCTCCAATGTGCAATTAATCCGGGTGAACACGGACAACACGTGTACAGTTATCACTAATTTCGATACCACTTGGGGTGAACCCATGGTGGGTACTCCGGAATCATCGCCTAAAATGCGGAAAGTGGGCGAAACTTTGTCACCCACTTCGGCCCACCCTTCTACGGAACAATGGGAGGGCGATTATGGTTTTAAAATCAGTTTCATTAAACTGACGAACAACGGGAAGAACAAAACTTGGGAT ttcTCTGAGCGATTAAACAAGCTGTTCATCATCATGGCCAAAAGTGTGAATATCGCATTCAGTCTCAATCAAACTGATACGGAAGGGTTCTACGTGCGAGCTCTCCCAATCTTTGCTTTAGCCGGTTGCTTATCGGATCCGGTGAAACGTTGTCCTAATCATGCCTCGCCCTCGGATTCTTCCAATCAAGGCTTTCCGCCG GAACATCGCGAGCATTTAGTTCGGGTCAGTCATGATGGCGTGGTCTACGAGGAAGATCCCGTCTCCAAACGCCTATCCGTGATTGTTCCATTGGAGAAGCCCCAAGGTGGGACCACTTACACCTCCTATCTTTACAAATTCATGTGCTTGAGTTCAGATGTGGGTGGGATCAATCGGAAACCCATCAAGTTGATCTTCACCTTGGAACAAGGCATTGGGAACGTAGTGGGTCGGGTGATCATCGATTTGAAGCTCTGCACTTGTCCTAAGCGAGATCGGCAACAGGACGAAACACGTGCGGTGGATGAAACTCAAAAGTTGATGGATGCGGCCGATGGATTGGCTCGATCCAATAGTGTCTTCACCAAGCCCAGTGGGAAAAAACGCAAGATTGAAACGGAAGAATTCGTTATGGTTCCG GTTGCCAAGCAAGATTTCGAGAAGATCAATGAATTTGCCGAGGCTGCTGTGATTATGCGGAACATGGCACAagccaataaaatcaaagaggAGAGGCAAAAACTCTTGGATAT gCACAACAAAAAACTCATCAATCGTTCGAAATAA
- the LOC131886087 gene encoding cellular tumor antigen p53-like isoform X2 — translation MTGGSGQSPQEVTHHTPRHHQPQRSPTHAPLTEDELQQLQTDLRAQGVSETFTRLVDQPATSQSSNLWTAYHTPSEQIALQIGRSDTLERHPGFANPNDISGHNHMMLSSDESLTNHVKEALGLEPANPNQTDQAIHGDLLSSAIESNELKTKEDRSDDGSNVQLIRVNTDNTCTVITNFDTTWGEPMVGTPESSPKMRKVGETLSPTSAHPSTEQWEGDYGFKISFIKLTNNGKNKTWDFSERLNKLFIIMAKSVNIAFSLNQTDTEGFYVRALPIFALAGCLSDPVKRCPNHASPSDSSNQGFPPEHREHLVRVSHDGVVYEEDPVSKRLSVIVPLEKPQGGTTYTSYLYKFMCLSSDVGGINRKPIKLIFTLEQGIGNVVGRVIIDLKLCTCPKRDRQQDETRAVDETQKLMDAADGLARSNSVFTKPSGKKRKIETEEFVMVPVAKQDFEKINEFAEAAVIMRNMAQANKIKEERQKLLDMHNKKLINRSK, via the exons ATGACGGGTGGGTCGGGTCAATCACCACAAGAGGTCACCCACCACACACCTCGACATCATCAGCCTCAAAGAAGTCCCACGCACGCTCCATTGACCGAGGACGAGCTACAGCAATTGCAGACTGATTTAAGAGCTCAAGGTGTCTCTGA AACTTTCACTCGTTTGGTCGACCAACCCGCCACCAGTCAGAGTAGTAATCTATGGACCGCCTATCATACGCCCAGCGAACAGATTGCCTTGCAAATCGGTCGGTCCGACACCTTAGAACGCCATCCAGGTTTCGCCAACCCCAATGACATCAGTGGGCACAATCATATGATGCTCTCCTCCGATGAAAGCCTGACCAATCACGTTAAAGAGGCTTTGGGCCTTGAACCCGCCAACCCGAATCAGACTGATCAAGCCATCCATGGAGATCTTCTCTCATCCGCCATAGAGTCTAATGAATTAAAGACCAAAGAGGACCGGTCCGATGATGGCTCCAATGTGCAATTAATCCGGGTGAACACGGACAACACGTGTACAGTTATCACTAATTTCGATACCACTTGGGGTGAACCCATGGTGGGTACTCCGGAATCATCGCCTAAAATGCGGAAAGTGGGCGAAACTTTGTCACCCACTTCGGCCCACCCTTCTACGGAACAATGGGAGGGCGATTATGGTTTTAAAATCAGTTTCATTAAACTGACGAACAACGGGAAGAACAAAACTTGGGAT ttcTCTGAGCGATTAAACAAGCTGTTCATCATCATGGCCAAAAGTGTGAATATCGCATTCAGTCTCAATCAAACTGATACGGAAGGGTTCTACGTGCGAGCTCTCCCAATCTTTGCTTTAGCCGGTTGCTTATCGGATCCGGTGAAACGTTGTCCTAATCATGCCTCGCCCTCGGATTCTTCCAATCAAGGCTTTCCGCCG GAACATCGCGAGCATTTAGTTCGGGTCAGTCATGATGGCGTGGTCTACGAGGAAGATCCCGTCTCCAAACGCCTATCCGTGATTGTTCCATTGGAGAAGCCCCAAGGTGGGACCACTTACACCTCCTATCTTTACAAATTCATGTGCTTGAGTTCAGATGTGGGTGGGATCAATCGGAAACCCATCAAGTTGATCTTCACCTTGGAACAAGGCATTGGGAACGTAGTGGGTCGGGTGATCATCGATTTGAAGCTCTGCACTTGTCCTAAGCGAGATCGGCAACAGGACGAAACACGTGCGGTGGATGAAACTCAAAAGTTGATGGATGCGGCCGATGGATTGGCTCGATCCAATAGTGTCTTCACCAAGCCCAGTGGGAAAAAACGCAAGATTGAAACGGAAGAATTCGTTATGGTTCCG GTTGCCAAGCAAGATTTCGAGAAGATCAATGAATTTGCCGAGGCTGCTGTGATTATGCGGAACATGGCACAagccaataaaatcaaagaggAGAGGCAAAAACTCTTGGATAT gCACAACAAAAAACTCATCAATCGTTCGAAATAA
- the LOC131886084 gene encoding uncharacterized protein LOC131886084, which translates to MELSKRDRRVASKKRKIAAFLDVAALNDQDESVQEKRLKRVHASHGGAIPPLLPLGASTHAKSGPPPLSDKPLLSGPAFDDLRRRLKERKKYLLTLPNFRLKSVGEDASLEVPPNLRTPLFMSDLHKLVTYMIMGNKMPYACESLRWCQLEKWNRLTHVNCVFIQGLSAQSFLDHRDANPEQSVSGMFPHKLEFISPAAYDSNMASEMVIIPVTKRRQDALRKLHKNSSGILKSGEAYKFYRSIFPIVPNPDSGKNKVNVLDTIAPEELKLHLLLNAEQMLGENYPMPLPGLRSDKLRDYVLSNDKYQEVSLESPMYSLDCEMCLTREGNELTRICVVDSDCKVVYHSLVKPQNEIVNYLTKYSGITKQMLVGVEKRLADVQNDLRDLLPANAIWVGQSLNSDLHAMKMMHPYVIDTSVIYNITGQRHRKTKLSMLSSLFLKEAIQTAGKQGHDPIEDAIAAMKLVNLKLENGYSFGDGLLGGRIPNLEEEYGRDQKAVDPVDPGEEGQPKACLITSVLDQAKKEKKKLQIVVQSELAQEYKDIPGNEDSIKETDGFKATLQEACDSVLNNQLTFCHLQVSDVAKPWKSVQKAVKKIWSHTSNNGIFITVLTGTKEENAMVGIALKRVQEDPSTDTPSSE; encoded by the exons atggaactGAGTAAACGCGATCGTCGTGTGGCCTCGAAAAAGCGGAAAATTGCGGCTTTCTTGGACGTGGCCGCTCTCAATGATCAAGATGAGAGTGTGCAAGAGAAACGCCTCAAACGCGTCCACGCCTCCCATGGGGGTGCCATTCCACCCTTGTTGCCCCTGGGTGCATCGACTCACGCGAAGTCAGGCCCACCTCCATTGTCGGATAAACCGCTCTTGAGTGGGCCGGCCTTTGACGATTTAAGGCGTCGTttgaaagagaggaaaaagtaTTTGCTGACGTTGCCCAATTTCCGGCTGAAATCCGTGGGCGAAGACGCCTCCCTTGAGGTCCCACCCAATCTGCGCACGCCCCTTTTCATGTCGGATCTACACAAACTCGTCACCTACATGATCATGGGCAACAAAATGCCCTACGCCTGCGAAAGTCTCCG GTGGTGCCAATTGGAGAAATGGAACCGATTGACCCACGTTAATTGCGTTTTCATCCAAGGTCTGAGCGCTCAATCATTCCTGGATCATCGGGATGCTAATCCGGAACAATCTGTGTCGGGGATGTTCCCACACAAGTTGGAATTCATCTCACCCGCGGCTTACGACTCCAACATGGCCTCCGAGATGGTCATCATACCCGTGACCAAACGACGTCAAGACGCCTTGAGGAAGTTGCACAAGAATTCGTCGGGCATCTTGAAATCTGGCGAGGCTTACAAGTTCTATCGCTCCATTTTCCCCATTGTGCCCAACCCTGATAGTGGCAAGAACAAGGTCAACGTGTTGGACACGATCGCGCCCGAGGAGTTGAAATTGCACTTGCTTTTGAATGCGGAGCAAATGCTGGGTGAGAACTATCCGATGCCGTTGCCCGGTTTGAGAAGCGATAAGTTACGCGATTACGTCCTCTCCAATGACAAGTACCAAGAAGTCTCACTAGAGTCGCCCATGTACAGTTTGGATTGTGAGATGTGTCTCACGCGAGAAGGGAACGAACTCACCCGCATTTGTGTGGTCGACTCCGATTGCAAG GTCGTGTATCACAGCTTGGTCAAGCCTCAGAACGAGATCGTCAATTACCTGACCAAATATTCTGGCATCACGAAGCAGATGTTGGTGGGCGTGGAGAAGCGGTTGGCAGATGTGCAAAACGACCTGCGGGACCTGCTCCCAGCCAATGCCATTTGGGTGGGCCAATCCTTGAACTCGGATCTCCACGCCATGAAAATGATGCACCCGTATGTGATTGACACCAGTGTGATCTACAATATCACGGGTCAGCGGCATCGGAAAACCAAATTGTCCATGCTCTCTTCGTTGTTCCTCAAAGAGGCCATTCAAACGGCCGGGAAGCAAGGTCACGACCCCATTGAGGACGCCATAGCCGCCAT GAAATTGGTCAACTTGAAGTTGGAGAACGGTTACAGTTTCGGGGATGGACTTCTAGGGGGCCGGATTCCTAACTTGGAAGAAGAGTATGGAAGAGATCAAAAGGCCGTGGATCCTGTGGATCCAGGGGAGGAAGGACAACCCAAGGCCTGTTTGATCACGTCAGTGTTGGACcaggccaaaaaagaaaagaaaaagcttCAGATTGTCGTCCAATCCGAATTAGCGCAGGAGTACAAAGACATTCCCGGCAATGAAGATTCGATCAAAGAGACTGACGGATTCAAGGCCACCCTACAAGAAGCTTGTGATAGTGTGTTGAATAACCAGCTCACTTTCTGTCATCTCCAAGTGAGCGATGTCGCTAAACCTTGGAAGAGTGTCCAGAAGGCCGTCAAGAAGATCTGGTCACATACTTCGAATAATGGGATTTTTATCACGGTTCTCACAGGCACCAAGGAAGAAAATGCCATGGTTGGGATTGCTCTGAAAAGAGTCCAAGAAGATCCTAGTACCGACACACCGTCATCAGAATGA
- the LOC131886090 gene encoding 3-methyl-2-oxobutanoate dehydrogenase [lipoamide] kinase, mitochondrial-like: MSPVSSHMVKLGKGCFNSPLLEQAWVLCGIRGIHHGEPNNHVHLTHRNGNKDGGTSEMHWNGQPNAIRQGNNINGKRWLNYNPSSKPTPSSIRERNITVASYYNQTAIDKAAAQHSVRLAPATIMYSGSQSTHHNVMRSAQYLHKELPIRIAHRISGIRSLPFIVGCNPTILSVHELYIRAFHILNDFPEIVTSEDEEKYSQVVKDLLDDHKDVVSLLAEGFRESRRHIEDEELVSRYLDRNLTSRLGIRMLATHHLHLKEKKDGHVGIVNVNMTLKNVIQRWITFVQQITEDRYGFAPAVKISGHISARFPYIEMPLDYILPELLKNAFRATIESHPGVKGAALPPVNVIIANNETDFIVKISDRGAGIPHDQVNKVVQYNFSTAEKSTDSLIKDDIFGNFMETMNRTTSGPMHGFGFGLPTSRAYAEYLGGSLQIYSMQGLGTDVYLRLKHFNARDTPFRI, from the exons ATGTCTCCGGTTTCAAGTCACATGGTCAAGCTCGGAAAAGGCTGTTTCAATAGTCCTCTCTTGGAACAAGCTTGGGTCTTGTGCGGGATTCGCGGCATCCATCATGGAGAGCCCAATAACCACGTTCACCTCACCCATCGAAATGGCAATAAAGACGGTGGGACGTCCGAGATGCATTGGAATGGACAGCCCAATGCCATTCGGCAAGGGAACAATATCAATGGGAAGCGATGGCTCAACTACAACCCGTCCTCCAAGCCCACTCCATCCTCAATAAGAGAGCGAAACATCACGGTGGCCTCTTACTACAATCAAACAGCTATTGATAAGGCCGCAGCTCAG CACTCGGTGAGACTGGCCCCTGCTACTATAATGTACTCAGGATCCCAATCCACTCATCACAATGTCATG AGAAGTGCCCAATATCTACACAAGGAGCTACCGATTCGGATTGCTCATCGAATCTCTGGTATCCGATCGTTGCCGTTTATCGTGGGCTGCAATCCCACCATCTTATCCGTACATGAGCTGTACATCCGGGcatttcacattctcaacgACTTCCCTGAAATTGTCACTTCGGAGGATGAGGAGAAATATAGTCAGGTGGTCAAAGATCTCTTGGACGACCACAAGGATGTGGTGTCCTTGCTCGCCGAGGGCTTTCGCGAGTCTCGACGTCATATTGAG gatGAAGAACTCGTTTCTCGGTATTTGGACCGGAATTTGACATCAAGGTTGGGCATCCGGATGTTGGCCACGCATCATCTAcatttgaaggagaaaaag GATGGTCATGTGGGTATCGTGAATGTGAATATGACGctgaaaaatgtcattcaacGGTGGATTACGTTCGTGCAGCAGATCACGGAGGACCGTTACGGGTTTGCTCCGGCTGTCAAGATATCGGGACATATCAGTGCTCGATTTCCCTACATTGAGATGCCACTGGATTACATCCTGCCAGAGCTGCTGAAAAACGCATTCAGAGCCACCATTGAATCTCACCCCGGAGTCAAAGGTGCCGCTTTACCTCCAGTCAATGTTATCATTGCCAATAATGAGACAGATTTCATTGTCAA aatTTCTGATCGCGGAGCCGGTATCCCTCATGATCAAGTGAACAAAGTTGTACAGTACAATTTCTCGACGGCAGAAAAGAGCACGGACTCTCTGATCAAGGACGATATCTTTGGAAACTTTATGGAAACTATGAATCGAACGACCTCGGGACCAATGCACGG GTTCGGCTTTGGATTGCCAACCTCCAGAGCTTACGCTGAGTATTTAGGCGGATCCCTTCAAATATATTCAATGCAAGGTTTAGGCACAGATGTATACCTCAGACTCAAGCACTTCAATGCCCGAGACACTCCATTCAGAATCTAA
- the LOC131886095 gene encoding transmembrane protein 69-like, with product MLSLRRLCFNRDLNPLIRASSWNAFHTQSKDSTKALTVWEDLGALKRSPMPALTLGLSGLIPFVGVPMAMAQQGVFMPGLATAQMAYGATILSFLGGVRWGILVVPQGEITPTWMQYIWAVTPSLIAWPALLMPPVAGCLTCIGGLGLTGYLDVIQYGYPQWFKGLRFVLTTVAILSLWSTLMCELLLSKGEEEKK from the coding sequence ATGTTGTCCTTGAGGCGACTCTGCTTCAATCGGGATCTAAACCCGCTGATTCGAGCCAGTTCTTGGAACGCCTTTCACACTCAATCCAAAGATTCCACCAAAGCCTTGACGGTTTGGGAAGACTTGGGAGCACTGAAGCGGTCTCCAATGCCTGCTCTAACTCTCGGTTTATCAGGTTTAATTCCTTTTGTGGGTGTCCCTATGGCCATGGCTCAACAAGGTGTGTTTATGCCCGGGCTTGCTACCGCCCAAATGGCGTATGGAGCTACGATTCTATCCTTCTTGGGTGGTGTACGTTGGGGGATTTTGGTCGTCCCTCAAggagagatcactcctacttgGATGCAATATATTTGGGCTGTGACCCCGTCTTTAATTGCTTGGCCCGCTCTTTTGATGCCTCCTGTGGCTGGCTGTCTCACTTGCATCGGAGGATTGGGACTGACCGGTTATTTGGACGTGATCCAGTATGGTTATCCCCAATGGTTTAAAGGGTTGCGATTTGTTCTCACCACAGTGGCTATTTTATCCTTGTGGTCGACTCTAATGTGTGAACTCCTTCTGAGCAaaggagaggaagagaagaaataa
- the LOC131886091 gene encoding arginine--tRNA ligase-like encodes MEVTGIHMHEMSLQEAVVRAFSSKDIADQLVIDKLVKLVNKTQSRDDFDVTVPLNDSTWQKCGGVGDIQLLDHKSASSKLPQHFQVKTWQVLPNRAFLTLERGPFVNWVFKRFKLPRGSKTEMKVINMELEKASNSTNLTSLRCSMVAQIASNLSIFSGAHKSTLKIGSSDRKYLKVDEKDLTCQIGAVVHPDTKKKIVDRTVSQVYDTLFNIQKNILMERSNPDMKSDQFSANDGHLTRANLTFQLMNSNPASSCLMKMEDCKEASFLLYNYTRIIHILRGFKNGPYPKLAEAESIDWSILDENEEWTLIFSYVSEYSRLIQSIGSDLAQGKLAIHRLCQFLIGLSNTFSRFYNRLPVLKEPRPNLLPLIFARIHLVQIVQKVLDHAFSLLQLEPVSNM; translated from the coding sequence ATGGAAGTCACTGGAATCCATATGCATGAAATGAGCTTGCAAGAAGCCGTAGTACGCGCATTTTCATCCAAAGACATAGCTGACCAATTGGTGATCGATAAGCTCGTGAAGCTCGTGAACAAGACTCAGTCTCGCGATGATTTTGATGTCACTGTCCCGCTGAACGATTCCACTTGGCAAAAATGTGGAGGTGTTGGTGATATTCAGCTTCTCGATCACAAAAGTGCGAGCTCCAAGTTACCTCAGCATTTCCAAGTGAAAACTTGGCAGGTTCTTCCAAATCGTGCGTTCTTGACCTTGGAGCGAGGCCCTTTCGTGAATTGGGTCTTTAAAAGGTTCAAACTTCCACGCGGATCCAAGACTGAGATGAAAGTAATCAATATGGAACTAGAGAAGGCGAGCAACTCAACCAATCTTACCAGTTTACGATGCTCCATGGTAGCTCAGATTGCATCCAACCTCTCCATCTTTTCGGGCGCTCATAAATCTACGCTCAAAATTGGATCTTCTGATCGAAAGTATCTCAAGGTTGACGAGAAGGACCTTACTTGTCAAATAGGTGCGGTAGTTCATCCAGACACGAAGAAAAAGATCGTTGACCGTACCGTCTCTCAAGTATACGATACGTTGtttaacattcaaaagaatATTCTCATGGAAAGAAGCAATCCTGATATGAAGAGTGATCAGTTCTCGGCCAATGATGGACATTTAACTCGTGCCAACTTAACATTCCAATTAATGAACTCCAATCCGGCATCTTCTTGCCTTATGAAAATGGAGGATTGTAAAGAAGCGAGTTTTTTGTTGTATAACTACACTCGTATTATCCACATTCTGAGAGGATTTAAAAACGGCCCGTATCCAAAATTGGCTGAAGCTGAGTCAATAGATTGGTCGATCCTGGACGAAAACGAAGAGTGGACTTTGATCTTCTCCTACGTGTCCGAATATTCGCGACTCATTCAATCCATAGGAAGCGATTTGGCTCAAGGCAAATTAGCCATCCATCGACTTTGCCAGTTCCTCATTGGGTTGTCCAACACCTTCAGTCGCTTCTACAACCGTCTGCCCGTGTTGAAAGAGCCGAGACCAAATTTGCTTCCTTTGATATTTGCTCGAATTCACTTGGtccaaattgtgcaaaaagtgTTGGACCACGCGTTTTCTCTTTTACAATTGGAACCGGTATCGAACATGTGA
- the LOC131886094 gene encoding TM2 domain-containing protein 2-like, whose amino-acid sequence MPIKWILVILVISVASTQGQFCQFRRDIAGSSSQENSGSSESSGSTTIGTLSQLHKDDCPCFHNDTQPGDCDVGSFHPARPLLPCAFLPEEFIECDSPIDHKNDAAAKKDLGYGCLKIGGGLRWEDIEKTEVCCRALDCIECRGNRTFLRGGVPCVKYSNHYFLTTLLYSILLGFLGLDRFSLGQTGTAVGKLVTVGGLGVWWIVDIFLIISGQLMPEDGSHWNPYA is encoded by the coding sequence ATGCCGATCAAGTGGATATTGGTTATTTTAGTCATTAGTGTTGCTTCCACCCAAGGCCAGTTTTGTCAATTTCGGCGTGACATTGCGGGTTCATCAAGCCAGGAAAACTCGGGATCTTCTGAATCCTCGGGGTCCACCACAATCGGAACCTTGTCTCAGTTGCACAAGGACGATTGTCCTTGTTTCCACAACGATACCCAACCTGGCGATTGTGACGTGGGTTCCTTTCATCCGGCTCGCCCCCTGCTACCTTGTGCATTCCTGCCCGAAGAATTTATTGAGTGCGACAGCCCCATTGATCACAAGAACGACGCTGCCGCCAAGAAAGATCTTGGTTATGGATGTCTAAAGATTGGGGGTGGACTCCGTTGGGAGGACATTGAAAAAACTGAAGTGTGTTGTCGTGCTCTAGATTGCATTGAGTGTCGGGGGAATCGGACGTTTCTACGTGGGGGGGTGCCTTGTGTGAAGTATTCCAACCATTATTTTCTTACCACTCTCCTCTATTCCATTCTTCTTGGATTCCTGGGTTTGGATCGGTTTAGCTTGGGTCAAACCGGGACAGCGGTAGGTAAGCTAGTCACTGTCGGAGGGTTGGGAGTGTGGTGGATTGTGGATATATTTCTTATCATCTCCGGACAACTCATGCCCGAAGATGGAAGTCACTGGAATCCATATGCATGA
- the LOC131886096 gene encoding biogenesis of lysosome-related organelles complex 1 subunit 1-like translates to MMLSNLLKEHSQRSSQRRVAQEHRRQEACQAANQLTSALTDHLNVGVAQAYLNQKRLDAEAKQLHTHASNFAQQTASWLQLTDQFNNTLKELGDIETWAKAIENDMKVISTSLEYTYKVNKEASTVTAPGTSQS, encoded by the coding sequence ATGATGCTGTCTAATCTTCTGAAGGAACACTCTCAAAGATCATCACAACGTCGAGTTGCGCAAGAGCATCGTCGTCAGGAGGCTTGTCAGGCTGCCAATCAGCTCACATCTGCTTTGACGGATCATTTGAACGTGGGCGTGGCCCAAGCTTATCTCAACCAGAAACGGCTAGATGCCGAGGCTAAGCAACTGCACACTCATGCTAGTAACTTTGCTCAACAAACGGCCTCTTGGCTTCAATTAACAGACCAATTTAACAACACTCTTAAGGAATTGGGGGACATTGAGACTTGGGCCAAAGCCATCGAAAATGACATGAAGGTAATTTCGACCTCGTTGGAATACACCTACAAAGTCAACAAGGAAGCATCCACAGTGACGGCCCCTGGAACTTCCCAAAGCTAA